AAGTTAGTTGCAGATTCCCCTTCTAAGTCAGTTACTTCAATACTTGTCATATCAACAGTAAACTCTCCGCTTTCCAGCTCCTCGCCGTTAACTTTTACCATACCGTCCTTTAGCATGATGTTACCAGTATGTTCTCCAGCTACTTTAGATCCTACCCATGCAATTTTTGAGTTTTGGGTATCTACGTTATAAGTTACCGCTTCCATAGTTGCCTCAGCAACTTCTGCTTCTTCTTTAGCTTCTACTTCATTTTCAGCATCCTTACATGCTGCAGTAAACGCGATCATTGCTGCAAGACCGGTTACTTTTAAAAAATTTTTGTTCATGATTAAGTGATTTAATGAAGGCAAATTTAAATGTACATACAAATACCACGGTTAAAATTCTACTAAAAAAGTGTTGTGACATTTTGACACAACTCTAATGCTGGCAGTACTTTTGAAATATCGCGCGAGAACAATGGTGTAAGCTAGAGGTTAAGCTTTGAGTATGTTCAGACTTTTGAAAGGTTCTCGCTTTCGCGAAAGCGTAACCATCTAACATACCGCTACCATATAAGCAAGGCACCAGTTATGAAATCATGGTTTAACAGATCAAGTCGTAAAATGGCAAAAAAAGATAAGAACACAGAAGAAAAAGCAGCACAGAAGAGTGCTGAAAGCCTTGAAAATCAAAATACTGATGCTGCCGTAGCAGAAGAGCAGGCAGATACAGAGCAAGCGGAAAAATCTGAGAAACCTGAGCAAAGCGAGACAGAGATGCTCGAGCAACAGGTTAAAGCAGAGAAGGAAAAATTCCTAAGACTATTTGCTGAATTTGAAAATTATAAGCGACGCACTGCAAAAGAGCGTGTGGAATTTTTCAAGACAGCAGGAGAGGGAGTTCTTAAGGATATGCTTCCCGTTTTGGATGATTTTGATCGTGCAATGGTAGAAATTAGCAAAAGTGAAGATGAGCAACTTGCTACTGGTGTAGGTTTTATCGCAAATAAACTGCGTGCGACACTTAAGAGTAAAGGGCTGGAAGAAGTAGAGGTAGCTGCAGGGGAAACCTTTGATGCAGATGTGCATGAAGCAGTGACTCAGATTCCAGCGCCTAGTGATGACCTCAAAGGTAAGATCGTAGATGTTGTGGAAAAAGGATATAAACTGGGAGACAAGATCATTAGGTATCCCAAAGTAGTTATAGGACAATAATATGGCAGATTTTTATGAAATATTAGGCATTTCAAAAGGTGCCTCGGCAGCCGAAATCAAGAAAGCTTACCGTAAAAAGGCCATAGAGTTTCACCCAGATAAAAATCCTGGTGACAAGACTGCAGAAGATAACTTCAAGAAAGCAGCTGAGGCTTATGAGACCTTAAGCGATCCACAGAAAAAGGCGCGTTATGATCAACTGGGACATCAAGCCTACACCTCTGGTGGAGGAGGCGGCTTCGGTGGAGGCCGCGGTTTTGACATGGAGGACATCTTCAGTCAGTTCGGCGATATCTTCGGCGGCGGCGGTGGCGGCTTTTCAGGTTTTGGCGGTTTTGGCGGCGGCGGTGGCCGTAGGCGAGTCAAAGGAAAAGATTTGCGCATACGCGTTTCACTAACTCTGGAAGAAGCTGCAAAAGGAGTTGAGAAAAAGGTCAAAGTAAAACGCAAAAAACAAGCGCCTGGTGTAACTTACAAAACCTGTTCTACCTGTAATGGATCAGGTCAGGTAACCCGCATTCAAAATACGATTCTAGGACGCATGCAAACCAGCGCCCCTTGTGGTACGTGTGGTGGTTCAGGTCAGATCATGGATAAGAAACCAGCCGGAGCTGATGCTCAAGGAATGGTGGTTACAGAAGATCGAGTAAGCATACAGATCCCAGCTGGTGTCGAGAGTGAAATGCGTCTCAAGGTTGCCGGAAAAGGGAACGACGCTCCTGGGAACGGCGTGAGCGGAGACCTGCTAGTGGATATTGAGGTAAAACCTCATGAAAACCTGCAGCGGGAAGGGAATAATCTCCACTATGATTTGTATTTGAGTTTGCCTGAAGCAGTTCTGGGAACTTCAAAAGAAATACAGACGGTTACCGGTAAAGTGCGCATTCCTATTGAAGCTGGTATTCAAAGTGGTAAGATTTTGAGATTACGCGGTAAAGGTATGCCCAGCTTAAATGGTTATGGAA
This genomic interval from Nonlabens spongiae contains the following:
- a CDS encoding nucleotide exchange factor GrpE, which gives rise to MAKKDKNTEEKAAQKSAESLENQNTDAAVAEEQADTEQAEKSEKPEQSETEMLEQQVKAEKEKFLRLFAEFENYKRRTAKERVEFFKTAGEGVLKDMLPVLDDFDRAMVEISKSEDEQLATGVGFIANKLRATLKSKGLEEVEVAAGETFDADVHEAVTQIPAPSDDLKGKIVDVVEKGYKLGDKIIRYPKVVIGQ
- the dnaJ gene encoding molecular chaperone DnaJ; this encodes MADFYEILGISKGASAAEIKKAYRKKAIEFHPDKNPGDKTAEDNFKKAAEAYETLSDPQKKARYDQLGHQAYTSGGGGGFGGGRGFDMEDIFSQFGDIFGGGGGGFSGFGGFGGGGGRRRVKGKDLRIRVSLTLEEAAKGVEKKVKVKRKKQAPGVTYKTCSTCNGSGQVTRIQNTILGRMQTSAPCGTCGGSGQIMDKKPAGADAQGMVVTEDRVSIQIPAGVESEMRLKVAGKGNDAPGNGVSGDLLVDIEVKPHENLQREGNNLHYDLYLSLPEAVLGTSKEIQTVTGKVRIPIEAGIQSGKILRLRGKGMPSLNGYGTGDLLVHVNVWTPRTLTKEQKDFFQSMMTDSNFDPAPEKSDKSFFEKVKDMFS